A stretch of Caldanaerobius polysaccharolyticus DSM 13641 DNA encodes these proteins:
- the rplO gene encoding 50S ribosomal protein L15 codes for MQLHELRPAEGSKKRPKRVGRGIGSGHGKTSTRGHKGQNARSGGGVRPGFEGGQMPLHRRLPKRGFVNIFAKEYAVVNVNTLNDKFNDGDLVTPDVLLEKRIIKDIKDGVKILGDGELTKNLTVKAHKFSQNAIRKIQEAGGKVEVI; via the coding sequence GTGCAATTACACGAGTTGAGGCCAGCGGAGGGTTCTAAGAAGAGACCTAAAAGGGTGGGCAGAGGTATCGGCTCAGGACATGGCAAGACATCGACCAGGGGACATAAAGGGCAGAATGCCAGGAGCGGTGGCGGCGTAAGACCCGGCTTTGAAGGAGGTCAGATGCCTCTTCATAGGAGGTTGCCCAAGAGAGGATTTGTCAATATCTTTGCAAAAGAGTACGCTGTTGTAAACGTCAACACCCTAAACGATAAATTCAACGACGGAGATCTGGTTACGCCTGACGTTTTGTTGGAAAAAAGGATAATAAAAGACATTAAAGACGGGGTTAAAATACTGGGCGACGGTGAATTGACAAAAAACTTGACAGTAAAGGCTCATAAGTTTTCACAAAATGCCATCAGAAAAATCCAGGAAGCTGGGGGAAAGGTAGAGGTGATTTAG
- the rpsE gene encoding 30S ribosomal protein S5, with the protein MRVDASKIDNLEERVVSINRVSKVVQGGKNFRFSVVVVVGDKKGHVGIGKGKAAEIPDAIRKAIESAKKNLIQVPIVNDTIPHETIGHFGAGEVIMKPAREGTGVIAGGPLRPLFEVAGIKNIRTKSVGSNNVRNMLNAAFEGLKSLKTAEQVARLRGKSVEEILG; encoded by the coding sequence GTGCGAGTAGATGCCAGCAAGATAGATAACCTTGAAGAAAGAGTTGTATCCATAAATAGGGTATCAAAGGTGGTACAGGGCGGTAAAAACTTTAGGTTCAGCGTTGTGGTGGTAGTAGGCGATAAAAAAGGCCACGTAGGTATCGGAAAAGGCAAGGCAGCTGAGATACCAGACGCTATACGCAAAGCCATAGAATCTGCCAAAAAAAATTTAATACAGGTTCCCATTGTCAATGATACAATACCTCATGAAACAATAGGCCATTTTGGAGCAGGAGAGGTTATAATGAAGCCTGCCAGAGAGGGTACTGGCGTTATAGCAGGGGGACCCTTGAGGCCGTTATTTGAGGTCGCGGGTATAAAGAACATAAGGACGAAGTCTGTGGGTTCCAACAACGTAAGAAATATGTTAAATGCTGCTTTTGAAGGGCTTAAGTCCCTTAAGACGGCTGAGCAAGTAGCGAGGTTAAGGGGTAAGTCAGTAGAAGAAATACTGGGTTGA
- the rpsK gene encoding 30S ribosomal protein S11, whose protein sequence is MAKNVKRARRRRDRKNVEKGIAHIHSTFNNTIVTLTDMAGNAVSWASAGTVGFKGSRKSTPFAAQMAAEAAAKAAMDLGMRNVEVYVKGPGAGREAAIRALQAAGLEVNAIKDVTPIPHNGCRPPKRRRL, encoded by the coding sequence ATGGCTAAAAATGTGAAAAGGGCTAGGAGAAGGCGCGACAGAAAAAATGTAGAAAAGGGTATCGCTCATATTCACTCTACGTTTAACAACACCATCGTGACCCTGACGGACATGGCGGGAAATGCTGTTTCATGGGCTAGCGCTGGAACGGTGGGATTTAAGGGTTCAAGGAAGTCCACGCCTTTTGCTGCTCAGATGGCTGCTGAGGCTGCAGCAAAAGCCGCCATGGATCTGGGGATGAGGAACGTGGAAGTTTACGTAAAGGGTCCTGGAGCTGGCAGAGAGGCTGCTATAAGAGCGTTGCAGGCCGCAGGGCTTGAAGTAAATGCCATAAAAGATGTCACACCTATTCCCCATAATGGTTGCAGGCCGCCTAAAAGAAGAAGATTGTAA
- the rpmJ gene encoding 50S ribosomal protein L36 produces the protein MKVRPSVKPICEKCKVIRRKGRVMVICQNPKHKQRQG, from the coding sequence ATGAAGGTAAGGCCGTCTGTAAAGCCAATTTGCGAGAAATGCAAGGTCATAAGGAGAAAGGGACGCGTCATGGTGATTTGCCAGAATCCCAAGCATAAACAGAGACAGGGTTGA
- the rplE gene encoding 50S ribosomal protein L5: MSRLYEHYKNVVVPAMMKKFNYKNVMQVPKLEKIVVNTGVSDAKENPKSLEAAVNDLTAITGQKPLITRARKSIASFKIRAGMPIGAKVTLRGERMYEFADKLFNINLPRVRDFRGVSPNSFDGRGNYTLGIREQLIFPEVDYDKIDKIRGMDIVFVTTAKTDEEARALLELLGMPFAK; this comes from the coding sequence TTGTCGAGGTTGTACGAGCACTATAAAAACGTGGTTGTACCGGCAATGATGAAAAAGTTTAATTACAAAAACGTGATGCAGGTACCTAAATTAGAGAAAATTGTAGTCAATACAGGCGTAAGCGATGCCAAGGAAAATCCCAAGTCATTAGAGGCAGCTGTTAACGATTTGACCGCAATTACAGGTCAAAAGCCGTTGATCACCAGGGCGAGAAAATCTATCGCTTCATTTAAGATAAGGGCAGGCATGCCCATAGGCGCAAAGGTCACGCTAAGAGGCGAGAGGATGTACGAATTTGCAGATAAGTTGTTCAACATAAACCTCCCAAGGGTTCGCGATTTTAGAGGCGTTTCACCCAATTCTTTTGACGGAAGAGGGAATTATACCTTGGGTATAAGAGAGCAGCTCATCTTTCCTGAAGTGGATTACGATAAAATCGACAAAATAAGAGGTATGGATATCGTGTTTGTGACTACCGCTAAGACCGATGAAGAAGCCAGGGCCTTATTGGAATTATTGGGAATGCCATTTGCGAAGTAA
- the rplF gene encoding 50S ribosomal protein L6, with protein MSRIGRLPVEIPQGTDVKVDGNVVIVKGPKGELKREFHKDMKIVVEDGKIFVKRPSDEKEHKALHGLTRALIKNMVEGVNKGFEKTLEIQGVGYRVQKQGKKLVLFLGFSHPVEVEEVPGIEYVVDGNKITVKGADKELVGQVAAKIRSLKKPDPYLGKGIKYADEVLKLKEGKAGKK; from the coding sequence ATGTCTAGAATCGGAAGATTGCCTGTGGAAATACCTCAAGGCACTGATGTGAAAGTAGATGGAAACGTGGTAATAGTAAAAGGGCCAAAAGGAGAATTAAAAAGGGAATTCCATAAAGATATGAAGATAGTGGTAGAAGACGGAAAAATTTTTGTAAAAAGGCCCAGCGATGAGAAGGAGCATAAGGCTCTGCATGGACTTACCAGAGCTTTGATCAAAAATATGGTGGAAGGCGTCAATAAAGGCTTTGAAAAGACCTTGGAGATCCAAGGCGTAGGCTATAGGGTGCAAAAACAGGGCAAAAAGTTGGTGCTGTTCTTGGGTTTTTCCCATCCTGTTGAAGTAGAGGAAGTGCCCGGTATAGAATATGTCGTGGATGGGAATAAGATAACCGTTAAAGGTGCGGATAAAGAGCTGGTAGGACAGGTTGCGGCCAAGATAAGGTCACTCAAAAAACCTGATCCTTATTTGGGGAAGGGAATTAAGTACGCTGATGAAGTTCTAAAGCTTAAGGAAGGTAAAGCAGGTAAGAAGTGA
- the rplQ gene encoding 50S ribosomal protein L17 translates to MYHRKLRRPTDQRMAMLRNLTTSLLKNGRIVTTEARAKETRKFAEKMITLGKRGDLHARRQALAFIYDETVVKNLFDEIAPKYADRQGGYTRIIKLGPRRGDGAPMAIIELV, encoded by the coding sequence ATGTATCACAGAAAACTGAGACGTCCTACCGATCAGCGTATGGCGATGTTAAGAAATCTCACCACGAGCCTTTTAAAAAATGGAAGAATAGTGACTACAGAGGCCAGGGCGAAAGAGACCAGGAAGTTTGCTGAAAAGATGATAACATTAGGGAAAAGAGGAGATCTCCATGCCAGAAGGCAGGCCCTTGCTTTTATATACGATGAGACTGTTGTCAAAAACCTCTTTGATGAGATAGCTCCGAAGTACGCTGACAGGCAAGGGGGATATACTAGGATAATAAAGTTAGGGCCCAGGCGCGGTGACGGAGCGCCTATGGCGATAATCGAGTTGGTATGA
- the rplR gene encoding 50S ribosomal protein L18: MIIKVDRNEARKKRHLRIRKKISGTPDRPRLCVYKSLKHIYAQLIDDTQGKTLVYVSTLAPELRGKVKGCNINSAKAVGELLAKKALEKGIKKVVFDRSGYVYHGKVKELADAARSAGLEF; this comes from the coding sequence ATGATAATAAAAGTGGATAGAAATGAGGCCAGAAAGAAGCGCCATTTGCGGATTAGGAAAAAAATCAGCGGAACTCCTGACAGACCCCGCCTGTGCGTTTATAAAAGTTTGAAACACATTTATGCCCAGCTCATCGATGATACCCAGGGGAAAACGCTGGTGTACGTGTCCACGTTGGCTCCTGAATTGAGAGGCAAGGTCAAGGGGTGTAATATAAATTCGGCTAAAGCCGTGGGCGAGCTTTTAGCCAAAAAGGCATTGGAAAAAGGCATAAAAAAGGTCGTATTTGATAGAAGTGGTTATGTGTACCACGGTAAAGTAAAGGAACTGGCTGATGCGGCTAGAAGCGCAGGTCTTGAATTTTAA
- the rplN gene encoding 50S ribosomal protein L14, which translates to MIQPQTRLNVADNTGAKELMCIHVMGGFHKKYANIGDIIVCSVKDATPGGVVKKGDVVKAVVVRTKRGIRRKDGSYIRFDDNAAVIIRDDKQPRGTRIFGPVARELREKDFGRIISLAPEVL; encoded by the coding sequence ATGATTCAACCACAGACAAGGCTAAACGTGGCGGATAATACCGGAGCGAAAGAATTGATGTGTATCCACGTGATGGGTGGCTTCCATAAAAAATACGCCAATATTGGGGATATAATAGTTTGTTCTGTTAAAGATGCAACACCAGGAGGCGTTGTAAAAAAGGGCGATGTGGTTAAAGCTGTAGTGGTCAGGACCAAAAGAGGTATAAGGAGAAAGGACGGCTCTTATATAAGGTTTGACGACAATGCCGCTGTAATAATAAGAGACGATAAACAGCCAAGGGGTACTCGAATTTTTGGACCTGTGGCTAGGGAGCTCAGAGAGAAGGATTTTGGAAGAATTATATCGTTAGCACCGGAAGTTCTTTAA
- the secY gene encoding preprotein translocase subunit SecY produces the protein MLSTLINSWKLPDLRKRMLYTLLMLLIFRAGSHIPIPNIDTSIIKNYLRSGQLLGFFDIISGGAFRDFTIFAMSIIPYVNSSIILQLLTIAIPRLEQLAKEGEEGRRKIAQYTRYGTVLLALIQAIGLTFSLRGAVINPSFINMAIIVLTLTSGTAFLMWLGEQITDKGIGNGISLIIFAGIIARIPSMLATTFKYVGGGTTSLMGGIGFWIAILLLIISVVGMQEAQRRIPVQYAKRTVGRRVYGGQSTHIPMRLLQAGVIPIIFGMSIVGFPLQIAAFLPNTAFAAFVNKYFNWNTVAYNLIDFILIILFTYFYTAIIFNPVEIADNMKQYGGFIPGIRPGKPTSDYLTKILNRITFVGGVFLALITVIPILIMSATGLNIAFGGTAILIAVGVAIDTIKQLEGQLLMRHYQGFLK, from the coding sequence TTGCTGTCCACCTTAATTAACTCCTGGAAATTACCTGACTTGAGAAAGCGCATGTTGTACACGCTGTTGATGCTATTGATATTTAGGGCAGGGTCTCATATCCCCATCCCTAATATCGATACGAGTATCATAAAAAATTACCTGAGAAGTGGACAATTGTTAGGCTTTTTTGATATAATATCAGGTGGTGCATTCAGGGATTTTACAATATTTGCCATGAGCATTATCCCTTACGTCAACTCTTCGATCATACTTCAGCTCTTGACGATAGCGATTCCAAGGCTTGAGCAGTTAGCCAAGGAAGGAGAAGAGGGGCGTAGAAAGATTGCACAGTACACCAGATACGGGACAGTGTTGCTGGCGCTGATACAGGCAATAGGTTTGACGTTTAGTTTGAGAGGTGCTGTCATAAATCCCAGTTTTATCAATATGGCGATTATAGTTTTGACGCTTACATCCGGCACAGCATTTCTCATGTGGCTAGGAGAGCAGATTACTGATAAGGGGATTGGCAACGGTATTTCTCTTATAATTTTTGCTGGGATAATCGCGAGAATACCCAGCATGCTTGCGACCACTTTTAAATATGTGGGCGGAGGCACCACCAGTTTAATGGGTGGAATTGGTTTCTGGATCGCTATACTGCTGTTAATCATATCTGTGGTGGGTATGCAAGAGGCGCAGAGGCGTATACCTGTACAGTACGCTAAGAGAACTGTAGGTCGAAGAGTCTACGGAGGTCAGTCCACGCATATACCTATGAGATTGCTTCAAGCAGGCGTTATACCTATAATATTTGGAATGTCTATAGTAGGATTTCCTTTACAGATCGCTGCGTTTTTACCCAACACGGCATTTGCTGCCTTTGTAAACAAGTACTTCAACTGGAATACGGTAGCGTATAACTTGATCGATTTTATATTGATTATATTGTTCACGTATTTCTATACAGCGATAATTTTTAACCCTGTGGAAATCGCCGACAACATGAAGCAGTACGGTGGTTTTATACCCGGCATAAGACCTGGTAAGCCGACATCAGATTATTTAACCAAGATATTGAATAGAATAACATTTGTGGGCGGGGTTTTCCTGGCCTTGATTACAGTTATCCCCATATTGATAATGAGCGCTACAGGTTTAAACATCGCCTTTGGTGGCACAGCGATTCTCATAGCTGTAGGCGTGGCCATCGATACTATCAAGCAGCTGGAGGGTCAGCTATTAATGCGCCATTACCAGGGATTTTTGAAGTGA
- a CDS encoding adenylate kinase, with the protein MNVILMGPPGAGKGTHAAKIVEKYHIPHISTGDIFRENLKNGTELGNKAKEYMDKGQLVPDEIVVEIVKDRLGKPDCEKGFLLDGFPRTVKQADALEDFLKNAGKKIDAVINMVADRETLINRVIYRRVCPECGAVYHLINIPPKEEGKCDVCGANLVQRKDDTRETIEKRLDVYQEQTRPLIDYYSKKGLLHEVDGSKPIDEAFADICRILGSIDGK; encoded by the coding sequence ATGAATGTCATATTGATGGGCCCACCGGGTGCTGGCAAAGGTACTCATGCGGCGAAAATAGTTGAAAAATACCATATACCTCATATTTCAACAGGCGATATATTTCGCGAAAACCTCAAAAACGGAACAGAGCTGGGTAATAAGGCAAAAGAGTACATGGACAAAGGGCAGTTGGTACCCGATGAAATAGTGGTGGAGATCGTAAAGGATCGTCTGGGAAAGCCTGACTGTGAGAAAGGTTTTTTGCTGGATGGTTTTCCTAGAACCGTCAAGCAAGCGGATGCGTTAGAGGACTTTCTTAAAAACGCTGGCAAAAAAATCGACGCTGTGATTAACATGGTCGCAGATAGGGAAACATTAATAAATAGGGTTATTTATAGGAGGGTTTGCCCTGAGTGCGGTGCTGTTTATCATTTGATAAATATCCCGCCAAAAGAAGAGGGCAAATGCGACGTATGCGGAGCCAATCTGGTACAGAGAAAAGATGATACCAGGGAAACTATTGAAAAGAGGTTAGATGTATATCAGGAGCAGACCCGACCATTAATAGATTATTACAGCAAAAAAGGGCTGTTGCACGAGGTAGACGGTAGTAAACCTATAGACGAAGCTTTTGCAGATATCTGCCGCATACTGGGGAGCATTGACGGTAAATGA
- the map gene encoding type I methionyl aminopeptidase, whose translation MIIIKSNREIQAMRAAGRIVAECLQLIEEKIRPGMKTAELDEIAENYIKRRGALPSFKGYNGFPANICVSINDEVVHGIPGERKLQEGDIVSVDIGVFYNGYHGDAARTFPVGDVSESAMRLIEVTKDSFFKGIEYANTNYRLYDISHAIQEYVESHGYSVVREYVGHGIGRNMHEDPQVPNFGMPGRGVKLREGMTLAIEPMVNEGTYEVRTLDNQWTVVTVDGRLSAHYENTIAITADGPVILTVLAGELDG comes from the coding sequence ATGATTATAATTAAATCAAACCGGGAGATTCAAGCGATGAGAGCCGCTGGGAGGATTGTAGCTGAGTGCCTTCAGTTGATTGAAGAAAAAATCAGGCCCGGGATGAAGACGGCAGAACTAGATGAAATAGCCGAAAACTATATCAAGCGAAGAGGAGCACTTCCTTCTTTTAAAGGCTACAATGGCTTTCCTGCTAACATATGCGTGTCTATTAATGATGAGGTAGTGCACGGAATTCCTGGTGAGAGAAAGTTGCAGGAAGGCGATATTGTAAGTGTGGACATCGGGGTATTTTATAACGGCTACCATGGGGACGCAGCTCGTACATTTCCTGTAGGTGATGTTTCTGAATCCGCGATGAGGTTGATTGAGGTGACAAAAGACAGCTTTTTTAAAGGCATTGAGTACGCCAATACCAATTACAGGTTGTACGATATATCTCACGCTATACAAGAATACGTAGAATCTCACGGTTATTCGGTGGTTAGGGAGTATGTGGGACACGGTATAGGGCGGAATATGCATGAAGACCCTCAGGTGCCTAACTTTGGGATGCCAGGCAGAGGAGTAAAGCTCAGAGAGGGGATGACGCTGGCTATTGAGCCCATGGTCAACGAAGGGACTTATGAAGTGCGCACTCTTGATAACCAATGGACTGTGGTGACAGTAGATGGAAGGTTATCTGCTCATTATGAGAATACGATAGCTATAACGGCTGATGGACCTGTTATATTGACTGTTTTGGCAGGTGAATTGGATGGATAG
- the rpsM gene encoding 30S ribosomal protein S13, with amino-acid sequence MARIAGIDLPRDKRIEIGLTYIYGIGRPTSKKILEKAGINPDTRVRDLTDDEERKLREIIENEYKVEGDLRREVATNIKRLIDIGCYRGIRHRKGLPVRGQRTRTNARTRKGPKRTVAKKKK; translated from the coding sequence ATGGCGAGGATTGCAGGTATAGATTTGCCCAGGGACAAGAGGATCGAGATAGGGTTGACTTATATATACGGTATAGGCAGACCCACGTCTAAAAAAATCCTGGAAAAAGCCGGGATTAATCCTGATACCCGCGTTCGGGACTTGACAGACGATGAGGAAAGGAAATTAAGGGAAATAATCGAAAATGAGTACAAAGTCGAAGGCGACCTAAGAAGAGAAGTGGCCACAAATATAAAACGGCTTATAGATATCGGATGTTATAGAGGTATCCGCCACCGCAAAGGGCTGCCTGTTCGAGGGCAGAGGACCAGGACTAATGCCAGGACGAGAAAGGGTCCCAAGAGAACTGTGGCTAAGAAAAAGAAGTAA
- a CDS encoding DNA-directed RNA polymerase subunit alpha encodes MIEIEKPKIECVNRNPEGTYGMFSIEPLERGYGITLGNSLRRVLLSSLPGTAVTSIKIDGVLHEFSTIPGVVEDVTEIILNIKQLALRLHSSDDKPIVAYIDKEGEGEVVADDIKTDADLEIIYPDMHIATLEKDAKLHMELTIANGRGYVTAERNKQPDQPIGIIPVDSIFTPVKKVNYNVENARVGQITDYDKLILEVWTNGSIKPDEAISLASKILIEHLNLFVTMSEHINNMEIMVEKEDRDDNHLIDMPIEELDLSVRSYNCLKRAGINTVGELTQKTEEEMMKVRNLGKKSLEEVQKKLEALGLRLKPSEEG; translated from the coding sequence ATGATAGAAATAGAAAAACCAAAAATCGAATGCGTTAACAGGAACCCGGAAGGCACCTATGGCATGTTTAGCATTGAACCGCTGGAGAGGGGATATGGTATAACACTGGGCAATTCTCTCAGGAGAGTGCTACTTTCCTCACTTCCCGGTACGGCCGTAACCTCAATTAAAATCGATGGCGTTTTACACGAGTTTTCTACGATTCCAGGTGTTGTAGAAGACGTGACAGAGATAATACTCAACATAAAGCAGCTGGCTTTAAGATTGCATTCGTCAGACGACAAGCCAATAGTCGCGTATATAGACAAGGAAGGAGAAGGAGAAGTTGTCGCGGATGATATAAAAACCGATGCTGATTTAGAGATAATTTATCCGGATATGCACATAGCTACGTTGGAGAAAGACGCTAAACTTCATATGGAATTGACAATAGCCAATGGAAGGGGTTATGTCACAGCTGAAAGGAACAAACAACCTGATCAACCTATAGGGATCATCCCGGTAGATTCCATATTTACCCCTGTGAAAAAAGTCAACTATAACGTTGAAAATGCGCGAGTAGGTCAGATAACAGATTATGATAAATTGATTTTAGAAGTTTGGACCAATGGGAGCATTAAGCCAGATGAGGCTATAAGCCTCGCTTCCAAAATACTCATAGAACACCTAAATCTCTTTGTCACCATGTCCGAGCATATAAATAACATGGAAATAATGGTTGAAAAAGAAGACCGCGACGACAATCACCTTATTGACATGCCCATCGAAGAGCTGGATCTGTCCGTAAGGTCTTATAACTGCCTCAAGCGAGCGGGTATAAACACCGTGGGCGAGCTGACGCAAAAGACCGAAGAAGAGATGATGAAAGTTCGAAACCTGGGAAAGAAGTCATTAGAGGAAGTGCAGAAAAAATTGGAAGCATTGGGCCTCAGATTAAAACCTAGCGAGGAGGGATGA
- the rpmD gene encoding 50S ribosomal protein L30, whose amino-acid sequence MAKLKITLVRSTIGRPDDQIDTVKALGLRKLHSTVIKEDTPVIRGMVNKVKHLVEVEEIA is encoded by the coding sequence ATGGCCAAGTTAAAGATAACTTTGGTTAGAAGCACGATAGGTAGACCTGATGATCAGATAGACACCGTAAAGGCGTTGGGATTGCGCAAATTGCACAGCACGGTTATCAAAGAAGATACCCCTGTAATCAGAGGCATGGTAAATAAGGTTAAACACCTGGTTGAGGTGGAAGAAATAGCGTAG
- the infA gene encoding translation initiation factor IF-1 gives MPKEDVIEVEGTVVEALPNAMFQVELENGYRVLAHISGKLRMNFIKILPGDRVTVELTPYDLTRGRIVWRGKKEKE, from the coding sequence TTGCCTAAAGAAGATGTCATTGAGGTTGAGGGCACGGTTGTAGAGGCATTGCCTAATGCGATGTTTCAGGTAGAGCTGGAAAATGGCTATAGGGTTTTAGCCCATATATCGGGAAAGTTGAGGATGAACTTTATAAAAATTCTTCCGGGTGACAGGGTAACGGTAGAATTGACCCCATACGATCTTACAAGAGGAAGGATCGTGTGGAGAGGAAAAAAAGAAAAGGAGTGA
- the rpsD gene encoding 30S ribosomal protein S4: MARYIQPVCRRCRREGMKLFLKGDKCYTDKCPVSRRTYAPGQHGQNRKKLSNYGLQLREKQKVKSIYGVLEAQFRRYFEEAERRKGITGENLLQMLERRLDNVVYRLGFAASRAQARQIVKHGHILVNGKKVDIPSYEVKVGDVVSVKEKSRQMQVIKDNLEANRNVPDWLQLNKDNFEGTVVALPKREHIDIPIEEHYIVELYSK, translated from the coding sequence ATGGCGAGATATATTCAGCCTGTATGCAGAAGGTGCAGAAGAGAAGGAATGAAGTTGTTCTTAAAAGGCGATAAGTGCTATACCGATAAGTGCCCAGTATCAAGGCGCACGTATGCTCCGGGACAGCATGGCCAGAACAGAAAGAAGCTTTCAAACTATGGCCTTCAGTTGAGAGAAAAGCAAAAGGTCAAGAGCATATACGGTGTCTTAGAGGCACAGTTTAGAAGGTACTTTGAAGAAGCAGAAAGGCGCAAAGGCATAACAGGTGAAAACCTGCTCCAAATGCTAGAGAGGCGCTTAGATAACGTGGTATATAGACTGGGGTTTGCGGCATCGAGGGCACAGGCCAGGCAGATAGTCAAGCATGGCCATATATTGGTAAACGGTAAAAAAGTGGACATACCATCTTATGAAGTAAAAGTGGGAGATGTGGTGTCTGTAAAAGAAAAGAGCCGTCAGATGCAAGTAATAAAGGACAACTTGGAGGCCAATAGAAATGTGCCTGATTGGCTGCAATTGAACAAAGATAACTTTGAAGGCACTGTAGTAGCACTGCCCAAGAGAGAACACATTGACATTCCTATTGAAGAGCATTATATTGTAGAGCTTTACTCTAAATGA
- a CDS encoding KOW domain-containing RNA-binding protein, with protein MDSSGDLSPGQIVISKMGRDSGRYFVVIAVEGGYAYIADGELRKIDKPKKKNIKHLLRTNEYDDAIRDKILGGKKISNADLRKALEKFKKA; from the coding sequence ATGGATAGCAGCGGTGATTTAAGTCCTGGCCAGATAGTTATATCTAAAATGGGCAGGGATAGCGGCAGATATTTTGTGGTGATCGCCGTAGAGGGCGGTTATGCGTATATCGCCGATGGAGAATTGCGGAAAATAGACAAACCCAAGAAAAAAAATATAAAACACCTTTTGCGCACAAACGAGTACGATGACGCTATTAGAGATAAGATATTGGGCGGTAAAAAGATATCCAATGCTGATTTAAGAAAGGCTTTGGAAAAATTCAAAAAGGCGTGA
- the rplX gene encoding 50S ribosomal protein L24: MEVMIVHVKKGDMVVVISGDDKGKKGKILKAFPKTGKVLVEGVNIVTKHQKPRPGVQQAGIIHEEAPIDSSNVMLYCPNCNRGVRYKREILSNGEKVRVCKICNEALDK, encoded by the coding sequence ATGGAGGTGATGATTGTGCACGTCAAAAAGGGAGATATGGTGGTAGTTATATCCGGCGATGACAAAGGCAAAAAAGGCAAGATACTCAAGGCTTTCCCCAAAACAGGTAAAGTGCTGGTAGAAGGGGTAAATATTGTAACAAAACACCAGAAACCCAGGCCGGGCGTTCAACAAGCTGGAATTATCCACGAAGAAGCGCCAATAGACAGTTCCAACGTAATGCTTTATTGCCCTAACTGCAATAGAGGCGTAAGATATAAAAGAGAGATATTATCAAACGGTGAAAAAGTCAGGGTATGTAAAATATGCAATGAAGCGTTGGACAAATGA
- a CDS encoding type Z 30S ribosomal protein S14, protein MARKALIVKQKRKPKFSTRAYNRCKICGRPHAYLRKFGVCRICFREMAYRGEIPGVKKASW, encoded by the coding sequence TTGGCGCGTAAAGCATTGATTGTAAAGCAAAAGAGAAAGCCAAAGTTTTCTACAAGGGCGTATAATAGGTGCAAGATATGTGGAAGACCCCATGCTTACCTTAGAAAGTTTGGCGTTTGCAGGATTTGCTTTAGAGAAATGGCTTATAGAGGCGAAATACCAGGCGTTAAAAAAGCCAGCTGGTAA
- the rpsH gene encoding 30S ribosomal protein S8 yields MVVTDPIADMLTRIRNANIARHETVDIPYSNLKMKLASIMLEEGYIKNLEIIEEDGHKNIRIWLKYGPNKERVISGLKRISKPGLRVYARHDQLPRVLGGLGTAIISTSKGILTDKQARKEGVGGEVICYIW; encoded by the coding sequence ATGGTAGTTACTGATCCGATTGCAGATATGCTTACACGTATAAGAAATGCCAATATCGCAAGGCATGAAACGGTCGACATCCCATATTCAAATTTAAAGATGAAATTGGCTAGCATAATGTTAGAAGAGGGATACATCAAAAATTTAGAAATAATAGAAGAAGACGGTCATAAAAATATAAGGATATGGTTAAAGTACGGGCCAAATAAAGAGAGAGTGATTTCCGGTCTTAAGAGGATTAGCAAGCCTGGTCTGCGGGTGTACGCCAGACACGATCAGCTTCCAAGGGTCCTGGGTGGCCTGGGTACAGCGATTATATCTACATCCAAAGGCATATTGACTGACAAGCAGGCGAGAAAAGAAGGAGTTGGAGGAGAGGTAATCTGTTATATCTGGTGA